The following proteins are co-located in the Doryrhamphus excisus isolate RoL2022-K1 chromosome 15, RoL_Dexc_1.0, whole genome shotgun sequence genome:
- the cbx4 gene encoding E3 SUMO-protein ligase CBX4, whose amino-acid sequence MELPAAGEHVFAVEGIEKKRIRKGKIEYLVKWRGWSPKYNTWEPEENILDPRLLVAFQHRERQEQLMGYRKRGPKPKHLLLQVPSFARRSSIPAGLEDTSPDVEDCPKSDPVPVQRPQPQQYQLNSKKHHQYQPSNQEVPADQLTNSKKKYIYQLNSKKHHHYEPDPNMYDAQASRLKKVVKVQETVGKPANPGWNLPLALQQKWVRDKDTGCLSKVKELAVEVRKPAPKEAESEHALKPDPKDATLPSSVSSKMKIIKNKNKNGRIVIVMSKYMDSHKVHGAKGKHGESSSGEKTQSGSENNPAHRTKMVENGIPKEICSSSSLPAADHPQKCSPKDRHFFKPSPSTAEEYNTEVARGQADLPDDLPLQLTASSPSTTWPADANIPTPTIMDHIRIPAYPSSRKRKLSDPVDERSVSKSSLASRNLSVPSTGVGPPQDKPIDLHCRGRSSTTAYDPMDCCDQEEPMDLSCPKTKRQTKSEIPSEPQPELQPELKPQSEPLPELEPQPETQPELEPQPEPQRELEPQPEPQPEHEKQPEPQPELEPEPQPAGKDVRQDTQKSTKETSAKKICPFMGNIIITDITTNSLTVTFKEYVSF is encoded by the exons ATGGAGCTCCCTGCCGCCGGGGAACACGTCTTTGCGGTGGAGGGCATCGAAAAGAAGCGCATTCGTAAG GGGAAGATTGAGTACCTGGTCAAGTGGCGGGGATGGTCTCCAAA ATACAACACATGGGAGCCAGAGGAAAACATCCTTGACCCCCGCCTCCTGGTTGCATTTCAACACAG GGAGAGGCAGGAGCAGCTGATGGGATATCGCAAACGAGGGCCAAAACCAAAACATCTTCTACTGCAG GTACCCTCATTTGCCCGGAGATCGAGCATCCCCGCAGGTTTGGAGGACACATCTCCAGATGTAGAAGACTGCCCCAAGTCCGATCCCGTCCCGGTTCAGCGTCCTCAGCCCCAGCAGTACCAGCTGAACAGCAAGAAGCACCACCAGTACCAACCCAGCAACCAGGAGGTCCCTGCAGACCAGCTCACCAACAGCAAGAAGAAGTACATCTACCAGCTGAACAGCAAAAAGCACCATCACTATGAGCCTGACCCAAATATGTATGATGCCCAGGCTTCAAGGCTCAAAAAGGTGGTCAAAGTTCAGGAAACAGTCGGTAAACCAGCCAACCCTGGCTGGAACCTGCCTCTGGCGCTGCAGCAGAAATGGGTTCGTGACAAAGACACAGGCTGCTTGAGTAAAGTCAAAGAGCTGGCAGTGGAGGTCAGGAAACCTGCTCCCAAAGAAGCCGAAAGTGAACATGCCCTTAAGCCCGATCCTAAAGATGCAACCCTGCCCAGTTCTGTCAGCAGCAAAATGAAgataatcaagaataaaaacaagaaCGGACGTATTGTTATCGTCATGAGTAAGTACATGGACAGTCATAAAGTGCATGGAGCAAAGGGCAAACACGGGGAATCGTCAAGCGGAGAGAAAACCCAAAGTGGGAGCGAGAACAATCCAGCACACAGAACCAAAATGGTAGAGAACGGTATTCCCAAAGAGATCTGCAGCAGTAGTTCCCTCCCTGCTGCAGATCACCCCCAAAAGTGTTCCCCAAAGGACAGACACTTCTTTAAACCATCACCAAGCACAGCAGAGGAATATAACACAGAAGTGGCTCGCGGTCAGGCGGACTTACCCGATGATCTACCCCTACAACTGACTGCCAGCTCGCCTTCTACAACTTGGCCGGCTGACGCAAACATCCCCACCCCGACAATTATGGACCACATTAGGATTCCAGCCTATCCCAGTAGCCGGAAGAGAAAACTCTCCGACCCTGTGGATGAGAGGAGTGTTTCCAAGAGTTCTCTGGCTTCTAGAAACCTCAGTGTTCCCAGCACTGGGGTTGGTCCACCTCAGGACAAACCTATTGACCTTCACTGTCGTGGACGTAGCAGCACTACTGCATATGATCCAATGGACTGTTGTGACCAAGAGGAACCCATGGATCTGAGCTGCCCAAAGACAAAGAGGCAGACTAAGTCAGAAATCCCATCTGAACCTCAACCGGAGCTGCAACCTGAACTTAAACCTCAATCTGAGCCGCTACCTGAACTTGAACCACAACCCGAAACCCAGCCTGAACTTGAACCACAACCCGAACCCCAACGTGAACTTGAACCACAACCCGAACCCCAGCCTGAACATGAGAAACAACCTGAACCCCAGCCTGAACTTGAACCCGAACCACAACCTGCTGGCAAGGATGTAAGGCAAGATACGCAGAAGTCGACGAAAGAAACATCTGCTAAAAAGATCTGTCCTTTCATGGGAAACATCATCATTACGGACATCACCACAAATAGTCTGACTGTCACCTTCAAAGAATATGTTTCTTTCTAA